The following are encoded in a window of Clostridium thermarum genomic DNA:
- a CDS encoding TIGR02680 family protein, producing the protein MNNRWTVNKLGLVNFWYYDVEEFELAEGKLLLRGSNGSGKSVTMQSFIPLLLDGNKAPERLDPFGTKSRTLANYLLDEDTDERTAYLYIEFKRLSTDNYLTIGMGVKAIKNKPLQSWYFILSDGRRINKDLFLYREAGDMIPLSKKQLENELGEGNFYTESQSKYMEKVNEYLFGFDDIESYEELLNILISIRSPKLSKDFKPTEIYKILTDSLKVLSEEDLRPISDSMENMDNYQATLEENKKAYKAAQNIKYHYDKYNGFILTEKARKLMEQMRKVDTVKKDKDERKKKIKKLEEEFKNKLEEQERMVAELQTAEEKYEGLINREELKLKRDLLDLEKRISDNKKVFKSKEGSLEEKKKKDREIEFKLKSEKDAQDLHKHKAKGLLEELDFLAEEAHFQEGFEISKEAFEKVEDLDRIYDYDFSFLNISLKSYSNKLKEGVKALKLYEDQRQKVMALTEERDEKAKALEEARRDMRRVEELFVNEKENYKVELLKWSQANRVFALREEEQKRSFSAVDKINDFKDINNISSMVREFYGERENLLKGEIHRRDINIIELNEKISTIEREIEELRQKKDIPFQRTAGVIKNRERLTEEGIPFVPFYKAVDFHKSCDEALKNRLEAALVDMGLIDALIIDEKYKYRALDFKQGMEDRYIFAEPNFMRHNLSSYLKVDKEAIGDVAFQTVDNVLQGIFLEENTLTYVDEKGCYGIGVLRGKGPIDYVQKYIGEASRKRHIEDLIGEKFKVISDLNRNIEVLEKEKDILSEDLNLLKLEYSKAPSLGNMEEALKLIKDHVIKLKDLDESLIILNNKLYDYEEDLRRIKVECFEKTASITLNHSVSDLEVALEILSEYREKLNEVILMQKDLKHGLNIIRVHESSLEELRTDIDNLYCEINILSRDIKADEIKENAIKKVLETSNLEELEREIDLCLRIRESHPQLINTLSNERGKLENRLEVFRNEISELETVAEHEEGVLKELEHIFEEEYALELLLPKEEGSPMDISKKIVEELAFPQDKNREYYSNNLIESINKNSGDLREYNLKLTELFNDDREDYDFKWFKARKELRCRVAGKDVGFLGLLEEIKKSIEEQSLLINEEERRIFEDVLMNTISQKVKAKIYQSKAWVSKINALMESMDTSSSLKLSLTWTPKKAESEGQLDISVLMDILERGDRCTEEELKSLAKHFGAKVKEALRKYEGSGEVRNYHSVIKEVLDYRLWYEFKLHYTKKGERKKELTNNAFFQFSGGEKAMSMYIPLFSAIYARYEKAKKECPRIITMDEAFAGVDENNIRDMFRLLKVLDLDYILNSQILWGDYDTVESLNIAELIREENDDVVTVLRYHWNGKEKVLVS; encoded by the coding sequence ATGAACAATAGATGGACTGTGAATAAACTTGGACTAGTGAATTTTTGGTATTATGATGTAGAGGAATTTGAGTTGGCAGAAGGAAAATTACTTTTGAGAGGCAGTAACGGCAGTGGAAAGTCCGTAACTATGCAAAGTTTTATTCCTCTGTTATTGGACGGCAATAAAGCTCCGGAAAGATTGGATCCCTTTGGAACCAAGTCCAGAACTCTTGCCAACTATCTTTTGGATGAGGATACCGATGAAAGGACTGCCTATTTATATATAGAGTTCAAGAGGCTTTCTACGGATAACTATCTTACTATTGGCATGGGGGTAAAAGCTATTAAAAATAAACCGCTGCAAAGCTGGTATTTTATTCTGAGTGATGGACGAAGGATAAATAAAGATCTTTTTCTTTACAGAGAGGCAGGGGATATGATACCCCTTAGTAAAAAACAGCTGGAAAATGAGCTGGGAGAGGGAAACTTTTATACAGAATCCCAGAGCAAGTACATGGAAAAGGTGAATGAGTATCTCTTTGGTTTTGATGATATAGAGTCCTATGAAGAACTGCTAAATATCTTGATAAGCATAAGAAGTCCAAAACTATCAAAGGACTTTAAGCCTACGGAAATCTATAAGATCCTTACAGACTCCTTAAAGGTGCTGTCTGAAGAGGACTTAAGGCCCATATCCGACTCAATGGAAAACATGGATAACTATCAAGCTACCTTAGAGGAAAATAAGAAGGCATACAAAGCTGCTCAAAATATCAAATATCACTATGATAAATACAACGGTTTTATCTTGACAGAAAAGGCCAGAAAACTTATGGAGCAGATGAGAAAAGTAGATACTGTAAAAAAGGATAAGGATGAAAGGAAAAAGAAAATTAAAAAGCTTGAAGAGGAGTTTAAGAACAAGTTAGAAGAACAGGAAAGAATGGTAGCTGAACTTCAAACTGCAGAGGAAAAGTATGAAGGGCTTATTAACAGGGAGGAACTTAAACTTAAAAGGGACCTTCTGGACCTTGAAAAAAGAATCAGTGACAATAAAAAGGTCTTTAAAAGCAAGGAAGGATCTCTAGAGGAGAAAAAGAAAAAGGACAGGGAAATAGAGTTTAAGCTAAAGAGTGAAAAAGATGCTCAAGACCTGCATAAGCATAAGGCAAAGGGCTTGCTGGAGGAGCTGGATTTTTTGGCAGAAGAAGCTCATTTTCAGGAAGGCTTCGAAATAAGCAAAGAAGCTTTTGAAAAAGTGGAGGATTTAGATAGGATTTATGATTACGATTTTAGCTTCTTAAATATATCCTTAAAAAGCTACAGCAATAAGCTAAAAGAGGGAGTAAAAGCTTTGAAACTGTACGAGGACCAGCGCCAGAAGGTAATGGCTTTAACAGAAGAAAGAGACGAAAAAGCTAAAGCCCTTGAAGAGGCAAGAAGGGATATGAGGCGCGTTGAAGAACTCTTTGTAAATGAAAAGGAAAATTATAAGGTTGAACTATTAAAATGGTCCCAGGCAAACAGGGTATTTGCCCTAAGGGAAGAGGAGCAAAAGAGGAGTTTTTCTGCAGTTGACAAAATAAATGATTTTAAGGATATTAATAACATAAGTAGTATGGTCCGGGAGTTTTATGGGGAGAGGGAAAACCTCCTCAAGGGAGAAATCCATAGGAGAGATATAAACATTATTGAGCTTAATGAAAAGATCAGCACCATAGAAAGGGAGATTGAAGAACTTAGACAAAAGAAGGATATACCTTTTCAAAGGACAGCAGGGGTAATTAAGAACAGGGAGAGATTGACTGAAGAGGGAATCCCCTTTGTTCCTTTTTACAAGGCCGTAGACTTTCATAAAAGCTGTGATGAGGCTTTAAAAAACAGGCTTGAAGCGGCCCTGGTAGATATGGGCCTCATCGATGCCCTAATAATAGATGAAAAATATAAGTATAGGGCCCTGGATTTTAAACAGGGAATGGAAGACAGGTATATTTTTGCAGAACCAAACTTTATGAGGCATAATTTAAGTTCTTATCTGAAAGTGGATAAGGAAGCCATAGGGGATGTAGCCTTCCAAACGGTAGATAATGTCCTTCAGGGTATCTTTTTAGAAGAAAACACCTTGACCTATGTAGATGAAAAGGGCTGTTATGGAATTGGTGTTTTAAGAGGTAAGGGACCTATTGATTATGTGCAAAAGTACATTGGAGAAGCTTCTAGAAAGAGACATATAGAAGACCTAATCGGAGAAAAATTTAAAGTAATCAGTGATCTGAATAGGAACATTGAGGTCTTAGAAAAGGAAAAGGACATTCTAAGTGAAGACTTAAACTTGTTGAAGCTTGAATACAGCAAGGCCCCATCACTGGGAAATATGGAGGAAGCACTGAAACTGATTAAAGATCATGTTATTAAGCTCAAGGATTTGGATGAAAGTCTAATTATCCTGAATAATAAGCTCTATGACTATGAGGAAGATTTGAGAAGAATTAAAGTGGAATGCTTTGAAAAAACTGCGTCCATAACCTTAAATCACAGCGTCAGTGACTTAGAAGTGGCACTGGAAATTTTATCAGAATACAGGGAAAAGCTTAATGAGGTCATATTAATGCAGAAGGATTTAAAGCATGGATTAAACATTATCAGAGTCCATGAGAGCAGTCTTGAGGAACTTCGCACGGACATAGATAATCTTTACTGCGAAATTAATATATTGTCCAGAGACATAAAGGCGGATGAAATAAAAGAAAATGCTATAAAAAAGGTTCTGGAAACCTCAAATCTCGAAGAACTTGAAAGAGAAATTGACCTCTGTCTTAGAATCAGAGAATCCCATCCTCAATTGATCAACACTCTGAGTAATGAAAGGGGTAAGCTGGAAAACAGACTTGAAGTCTTCAGAAATGAAATAAGTGAACTTGAGACTGTGGCTGAACATGAAGAAGGAGTATTAAAAGAATTGGAGCATATCTTCGAAGAAGAGTATGCCTTGGAATTGCTGCTGCCAAAGGAAGAAGGAAGTCCAATGGATATTTCTAAGAAAATTGTTGAGGAGTTGGCCTTTCCCCAGGATAAAAATAGGGAGTATTACTCCAATAATCTAATTGAAAGTATCAATAAAAATTCAGGAGACCTGCGGGAATACAACTTAAAGCTGACTGAGCTTTTTAATGATGATAGGGAAGACTATGACTTCAAATGGTTTAAAGCCAGAAAAGAACTGAGGTGTAGGGTAGCCGGAAAGGATGTGGGCTTTTTAGGTCTGCTGGAGGAGATTAAGAAAAGCATAGAGGAACAGAGTTTGCTCATAAATGAGGAGGAAAGAAGAATCTTTGAGGATGTGCTTATGAACACCATAAGTCAAAAGGTGAAGGCAAAAATATATCAGTCCAAGGCATGGGTAAGTAAAATCAACGCCCTTATGGAAAGTATGGATACATCAAGTTCTTTGAAACTCAGCTTAACCTGGACACCTAAAAAGGCGGAAAGTGAAGGACAGCTGGATATATCAGTACTTATGGATATACTGGAAAGGGGAGACCGGTGCACTGAGGAAGAGCTGAAAAGTCTGGCAAAACATTTCGGAGCAAAGGTTAAAGAAGCCCTCAGAAAATATGAGGGCAGCGGAGAAGTCAGGAACTATCATTCCGTTATTAAAGAGGTCTTAGACTATAGGCTGTGGTATGAGTTCAAGCTTCATTATACAAAGAAGGGTGAAAGAAAAAAAGAACTTACTAACAATGCATTCTTTCAGTTTTCCGGTGGAGAAAAGGCCATGTCTATGTATATTCCACTTTTTTCTGCAATCTATGCCCGTTATGAAAAGGCGAAGAAGGAGTGCCCAAGAATTATAACCATGGATGAAGCCTTTGCCGGAGTAGATGAAAATAATATAAGAGACATGTTTAGACTTCTAAAGGTGCTGGATTTAGACTATATTCTAAATTCACAAATACTTTGGGGGGACTATGATACTGTGGAAAGCTTAAATATAGCAGAACTTATTAGAGAAGAAAATGATGATGTGGTTACGGTACTGAGGTACCACTGGAACGGCAAGGAAAAGGTATTGGTTTCTTAA
- a CDS encoding TIGR02678 family protein → MEYLKELLCNYIIFKDRDKELYYQIKDNYKAFKSFIVDKLGYELIIRGDFIKLEKLPGKSESFMGIEDFEDPQQYVFLLLLLIFLEDKGKDEQFLLSHITEFIASNSIGEKVEWTDYFTRKNLIKVLKFVTKYNLIRINDGNEDSFASEPSKEVLFESTGISKYMVRNFNTEISEETTVKDIVEREEYDSDSDKGVLRRYRVYRRLLLSPIVYKEAGYEEDFEYIKNYRNIIEEDFKKYLGWNLHVHRNGAMLVPPEKDKGFLAFPDSKGISDVILHVNLELNKRIRGKRMVLNAEDIAVLKKEEFEDLITYVKNEKGNGWSKEYREMSLGKLCYEVIDFMEKLSMVKEEGELVKIQPLCGKIQGDYPKDYKGEYTDEQ, encoded by the coding sequence ATGGAGTACTTAAAAGAACTGCTGTGCAATTACATTATTTTTAAAGATAGGGATAAGGAGCTGTATTATCAGATTAAAGATAACTATAAGGCCTTTAAGAGTTTCATAGTGGATAAGTTAGGCTATGAGCTTATAATCAGAGGGGACTTTATTAAGCTGGAAAAACTTCCTGGAAAAAGTGAGTCTTTTATGGGAATAGAGGACTTTGAAGATCCACAGCAGTATGTATTTCTTCTTTTACTGTTGATTTTTTTGGAGGATAAGGGAAAGGATGAGCAGTTTCTGCTTTCACATATCACGGAATTTATAGCTTCAAACTCTATTGGAGAAAAGGTTGAGTGGACTGATTACTTTACCAGAAAAAACCTTATAAAGGTGTTGAAGTTTGTAACAAAGTATAATCTCATCAGGATAAATGATGGCAATGAGGACAGCTTTGCATCGGAACCAAGTAAGGAAGTACTTTTTGAAAGCACAGGAATTTCAAAGTATATGGTAAGGAATTTCAACACTGAAATCAGTGAGGAAACTACCGTAAAGGATATAGTTGAAAGGGAAGAATATGACTCAGACAGCGATAAAGGGGTGCTTAGAAGGTACAGGGTATACCGCAGGCTTTTACTTTCACCCATTGTCTATAAGGAAGCAGGCTATGAAGAGGATTTTGAGTATATAAAAAACTACAGAAATATAATTGAGGAGGACTTTAAAAAGTACCTAGGCTGGAACCTTCACGTTCACAGAAACGGTGCTATGTTAGTTCCACCGGAGAAAGATAAGGGTTTTTTGGCTTTTCCGGATTCTAAAGGCATATCCGATGTGATCCTCCATGTAAACTTAGAATTAAATAAAAGGATAAGAGGAAAAAGAATGGTCCTAAATGCAGAGGACATAGCTGTATTGAAGAAAGAAGAATTCGAAGATTTAATCACCTATGTTAAGAACGAGAAGGGAAACGGCTGGAGCAAGGAATATAGGGAGATGTCTTTAGGGAAGCTTTGTTATGAGGTCATAGATTTTATGGAGAAACTTTCTATGGTAAAGGAAGAAGGAGAGCTTGTTAAAATTCAGCCTCTCTGCGGCAAAATTCAGGGGGATTACCCCAAGGATTATAAAGGAGAATATACAGATGAACAATAG
- a CDS encoding translation factor GTPase family protein yields MRKLVVGILAHVDAGKTTLSESMLYLSGKIRKLGRVDNKDAYLDTYELEKARGITIFSKQALFEAGDTQIILLDTPGHVDFSAEMERTLQVLDYAILVVSGANGVQGHTRTLWRLLSVYKIPTFIFVNKMDQEGTDKDTLIEELKKQLNEGCIDFTETDTEAFYEEVALRDEAILEVFLDKGSIETSEITHLINHRKVFPCFFGSALRLQGVEEFMQGIIKYAQSPIYPEAFGAKVFKINRDDQGNRLTFMKITGGRLKVKTVLTNKPQEGEGLNKEDFWEEKVNQIRIYSGQKFEPVNEVEAGAICAVTGLTRTYPGEGLGIEKEAFTPLLEPVLSYRIILPEGCDPKVMLPKLRQIEEEEPELHIVWDENLQETQVQIMGEVQIEILQSIIKDRFNAEVSFDSGTILYKETIANTVEGVGHFEPLRHYAEVHLILEPGPRGSGLQFASICSEDDLDKSWQRLILTHLQEKAHKGVLTGSMITDMKITLAAGRAHKKHTVGGDFREATYRAVRQGLKQAQSILLEPYYDFQLELPEKMVGRAMTDIEKLNGTCELKETVNGMAILAGSAPVVTMKNYQKEVTAYTKGLGKLFCSLRGYEPCHNAEEVIASIGYDSERDLLNPTGSVFCAHGSGFLVSWDEVHKYMHIESCLQAKKNTSAQREVKRPSIITEESIGLEEIDKIINSTFYANQGKKSVWKKKRSAVEDYYKSSSNSAGIYKAKEPYLLVDGYNIIFAWEDLKELVEINIDAARTKVLDLLCNYQSIVRNNIIVVFDAYRIQGHPTEIFDYNNIHVVYTKEAETADQYIEKFVHNNRVSFDITVATSDSLEQIIIRSKGASLMSARELREEIERAAKKLMEDYRNSQIKERNSLSDNFTEAELQKFRNILKEDKN; encoded by the coding sequence ATGAGAAAATTAGTCGTCGGAATCTTGGCACATGTAGATGCCGGAAAAACTACATTATCAGAAAGCATGCTGTATCTAAGCGGAAAGATTCGAAAGTTGGGAAGAGTGGATAACAAGGATGCCTATTTGGATACCTATGAATTGGAAAAGGCCAGAGGTATTACTATTTTTTCAAAGCAAGCTTTATTTGAAGCAGGAGACACTCAAATTATCCTGTTGGATACCCCAGGTCATGTGGATTTTTCAGCAGAGATGGAGAGAACTCTCCAAGTACTGGATTATGCTATTTTGGTGGTAAGCGGTGCCAATGGAGTTCAAGGCCATACCAGAACCTTGTGGCGCCTTCTATCTGTATATAAAATACCAACTTTTATTTTTGTTAATAAGATGGATCAGGAAGGAACAGATAAAGATACTTTGATAGAGGAGTTAAAAAAGCAGCTTAATGAGGGCTGTATAGATTTTACCGAGACGGATACGGAAGCTTTCTACGAGGAAGTAGCCCTGAGGGATGAAGCCATATTGGAAGTTTTTTTGGATAAGGGCAGTATTGAAACTTCTGAGATAACACATCTCATAAACCATCGTAAGGTCTTCCCCTGCTTCTTTGGTTCTGCTCTCAGACTGCAAGGGGTGGAAGAATTTATGCAGGGAATCATAAAGTATGCCCAGTCCCCTATATATCCTGAAGCCTTTGGGGCCAAAGTCTTTAAGATCAACAGGGACGACCAGGGCAACCGACTGACCTTTATGAAGATAACCGGTGGCAGACTAAAGGTTAAAACAGTATTGACCAACAAGCCCCAAGAGGGTGAAGGTCTTAATAAGGAAGACTTCTGGGAAGAAAAAGTAAATCAGATCCGCATATATTCCGGCCAAAAGTTTGAACCGGTGAACGAAGTAGAAGCCGGGGCCATCTGTGCCGTTACTGGACTTACGCGAACCTATCCCGGCGAAGGTTTGGGAATCGAGAAGGAGGCCTTTACCCCACTGCTGGAACCAGTCTTATCCTATAGAATTATACTGCCTGAGGGCTGCGACCCCAAGGTGATGCTGCCAAAGCTTAGACAGATTGAAGAGGAAGAGCCGGAGCTCCACATTGTTTGGGATGAGAATTTACAGGAAACTCAAGTACAGATCATGGGTGAAGTGCAGATTGAAATCCTGCAAAGCATTATAAAAGACCGGTTTAATGCAGAGGTTTCTTTTGACTCAGGCACTATCCTCTACAAGGAGACCATAGCTAACACAGTGGAAGGCGTGGGCCACTTTGAGCCCCTAAGGCATTATGCAGAGGTCCATCTCATATTGGAACCCGGGCCCAGGGGCAGCGGCCTGCAGTTTGCCAGCATTTGCAGTGAGGATGATCTAGACAAAAGCTGGCAGAGACTTATTCTCACCCACTTGCAGGAAAAGGCCCACAAGGGAGTCTTGACCGGCTCCATGATCACCGATATGAAGATAACCTTAGCGGCAGGACGGGCCCACAAAAAGCATACCGTGGGCGGTGACTTCAGGGAGGCCACCTACCGGGCTGTCCGTCAGGGCCTCAAGCAGGCCCAGTCAATTTTACTGGAGCCCTATTATGACTTTCAGCTGGAGCTGCCTGAAAAGATGGTGGGTAGGGCCATGACGGATATAGAAAAGCTTAACGGCACCTGTGAGCTAAAAGAAACCGTTAATGGCATGGCAATTCTAGCTGGAAGTGCTCCTGTTGTTACCATGAAGAACTATCAAAAGGAAGTGACAGCCTATACCAAGGGCCTGGGTAAGCTGTTCTGCAGCCTAAGGGGCTACGAACCCTGCCACAATGCGGAGGAAGTTATTGCAAGTATTGGCTATGATTCCGAGAGAGACCTTTTAAATCCTACGGGGTCAGTATTCTGTGCCCATGGTTCAGGCTTCCTGGTAAGCTGGGATGAAGTCCATAAGTATATGCATATAGAAAGCTGCCTGCAGGCTAAAAAAAATACTTCAGCCCAAAGGGAAGTAAAGCGGCCTTCCATAATTACGGAAGAGTCCATAGGCTTAGAAGAAATAGATAAGATAATCAACAGTACCTTTTATGCCAATCAGGGTAAAAAATCTGTTTGGAAAAAGAAAAGAAGTGCGGTAGAGGATTATTATAAGTCCTCAAGCAACTCAGCAGGTATCTATAAGGCAAAGGAACCCTATCTCCTTGTAGACGGCTATAATATAATCTTTGCCTGGGAAGACCTGAAGGAGCTGGTGGAGATCAATATCGATGCCGCCAGAACCAAAGTGCTGGACCTTTTGTGCAATTATCAAAGCATCGTAAGAAATAATATTATTGTAGTCTTCGACGCCTACCGTATCCAGGGCCACCCCACGGAGATCTTTGATTATAACAATATCCATGTGGTTTACACCAAGGAGGCGGAAACTGCAGACCAGTACATTGAAAAGTTTGTCCATAATAATCGGGTAAGCTTTGATATAACCGTGGCCACCTCAGACAGCCTGGAGCAGATAATCATCCGCAGCAAGGGCGCTTCTCTTATGTCTGCCCGGGAGCTGCGGGAAGAAATAGAGCGGGCAGCAAAAAAACTGATGGAGGACTACAGAAACAGTCAGATAAAGGAACGAAATAGTCTGTCAGATAATTTTACTGAAGCTGAATTGCAGAAGTTTAGAAATATATTAAAGGAAGATAAGAATTAG
- a CDS encoding TIGR02677 family protein — MRLDRNITKTIEESKYLSTENTWRYRTIIRTIYRHYEKMKYWLYKEDIYAALKSYEDFTDYTIDNLKSDLDTLVNWKNLNAMADTAKVNTIEEFKNREFRYQLSTVTIEIERMLITLENMQIENNATLEGSLVERFRSLLEKSGSMSDEEDKKVFEWWRDLNSSFKELNRNYQDYISKFYSPRNDELMKTTEFLVFKEGFIKYLREFIRVLQINTFAIREIFEEVTKDKIEELVARAFNYEKKIQSLDLIMDEREYKELNLGRFHSMEEWFMSFNGREALVDQLINNTNEVIRRITRYAAQIADKKNNNANRKEEYRTLAKLFNACKDIKEAHMLSSMVFGSFAVLKVTAEEHRDTESINSSIYEETPKNIIIKPRVRTYREKVVKNPIVNKGEKKAEKLKLLLEKRYNEEEIIRKYMVEDSIDLGTLPNLPAKDRLLILKLLTKGRSKKRLWNKGEFGMEYKVELLDGEPIKLYCEDGVLTMPHYRIDFRKEV, encoded by the coding sequence ATGAGATTAGATAGAAATATAACGAAAACCATTGAAGAAAGTAAATATTTATCAACTGAAAATACCTGGAGATACAGAACAATTATAAGGACCATCTATAGACATTATGAAAAAATGAAGTATTGGCTGTATAAAGAAGATATTTATGCAGCTCTTAAAAGTTATGAGGATTTTACTGACTATACCATAGATAATTTAAAGAGTGATCTGGATACTTTAGTAAATTGGAAGAATTTAAACGCTATGGCGGATACAGCTAAGGTTAACACCATAGAAGAGTTCAAAAACAGAGAGTTTAGGTATCAGCTCTCTACAGTTACTATAGAAATAGAAAGAATGCTCATAACTCTGGAAAATATGCAAATTGAAAATAATGCCACCTTGGAAGGTTCGCTAGTGGAACGCTTCAGGTCTCTACTTGAGAAGTCAGGGAGCATGTCTGATGAAGAAGATAAAAAGGTTTTTGAATGGTGGAGGGATTTAAATTCAAGCTTTAAAGAGCTCAACAGGAACTATCAAGATTATATATCCAAATTTTATTCCCCAAGGAATGATGAGCTCATGAAAACAACAGAATTTTTAGTGTTCAAAGAAGGCTTTATAAAATACTTAAGGGAGTTTATAAGAGTTCTTCAAATAAACACCTTTGCTATCAGAGAAATCTTTGAGGAAGTTACCAAGGATAAAATTGAAGAGCTTGTGGCTAGGGCCTTCAACTATGAGAAAAAAATACAAAGCCTTGACCTTATTATGGATGAGAGAGAGTACAAGGAGCTCAATCTTGGCAGGTTTCACTCCATGGAGGAGTGGTTTATGAGCTTTAATGGGCGGGAAGCCCTTGTAGACCAGCTCATAAACAACACAAATGAAGTAATCAGGAGAATAACCCGGTACGCTGCCCAAATTGCAGATAAAAAGAATAACAATGCAAACAGGAAGGAAGAATATAGAACCTTGGCTAAGCTCTTTAATGCGTGCAAGGATATTAAGGAAGCTCACATGCTGTCTTCTATGGTATTCGGAAGCTTTGCGGTACTAAAGGTAACTGCTGAAGAGCACAGAGACACTGAGAGCATAAACAGTTCAATCTACGAAGAAACTCCAAAAAACATAATCATAAAGCCGCGAGTAAGAACCTATAGAGAAAAAGTTGTAAAAAATCCTATAGTAAACAAGGGGGAGAAGAAAGCTGAAAAGCTTAAACTGCTTCTGGAGAAAAGGTACAATGAGGAAGAAATAATTAGAAAGTACATGGTAGAGGATTCAATTGACCTTGGAACCTTACCAAATCTACCTGCCAAGGACAGATTACTCATATTAAAACTCCTTACCAAAGGCAGAAGTAAGAAAAGACTCTGGAACAAAGGAGAGTTTGGTATGGAATACAAGGTAGAGCTCCTGGATGGAGAACCCATAAAGCTCTACTGTGAGGATGGAGTTCTCACCATGCCTCATTACAGGATAGATTTTAGAAAGGAAGTTTAA
- a CDS encoding response regulator transcription factor — protein sequence MCKVLIVDDEELICRGLKSMIERSGIQGIGEIHFTSNPLRAEEIVMSSDINIILTDITMPEITGLELIKSISALKRNIKFIVLSGYDDFAYVKEAFKLGAFDYLLKPGEIEEIKAVFEKVINNINEENRAKQQNENERYKFVEAVLENRLNKIFNSDNLQGKDIEGLFGELRIDPIYENFSIGLLAFYNNKENRNIELVKEALKGIDIEGLDRKHFRVMFFYDLNNNVVLLFNYGANVKPPLLYKYLSILLKALEENMQLSCFIAISDPATEIIGLTLCYKQALEALAYKLIYDFSTVIKYSDIKDKKDMDENLIAETNIIREIISSHNSTAFSNLVDTLFSRENVQKSKIKSVERLYKKTVRSIGDALKDNSDGYLYEDIREFSSFHQLNDLRIYLKGLAFEAISMLMGKGTDKSVSEVVKKYVLENYHKDINMAVVSNMVSLSYNHFSKIFKDEVGMNFSDYFLKVRMEKALEMLSDPVNRVQEVAEKIGYNNPKHFTRAFKKYFGFAPSEYKGGGR from the coding sequence TTGTGCAAGGTATTAATTGTAGATGATGAAGAACTTATCTGCAGAGGCTTGAAATCCATGATAGAGAGAAGCGGCATACAGGGTATCGGAGAAATACATTTTACCTCCAATCCCTTAAGGGCTGAGGAAATTGTTATGAGCTCTGATATCAACATCATCCTCACGGACATCACCATGCCGGAAATCACCGGTTTAGAATTAATTAAAAGTATTTCAGCCTTAAAGCGAAATATAAAATTTATAGTCCTAAGCGGATATGATGATTTTGCCTATGTCAAGGAAGCCTTTAAGCTGGGGGCCTTTGATTACCTGCTGAAGCCAGGTGAAATTGAAGAAATAAAGGCTGTATTTGAAAAGGTAATCAATAATATCAATGAAGAGAATAGAGCTAAGCAGCAAAATGAAAATGAAAGATATAAATTTGTAGAAGCGGTACTTGAAAATAGATTGAATAAAATCTTTAATAGTGACAATTTACAGGGAAAAGATATAGAGGGTTTGTTCGGTGAATTAAGAATAGACCCCATCTATGAAAATTTCAGCATAGGTCTTTTAGCCTTTTATAACAACAAGGAAAATAGAAATATAGAACTTGTGAAGGAAGCCTTAAAGGGCATAGACATAGAGGGATTAGACAGAAAGCACTTCAGGGTTATGTTTTTCTATGATTTAAACAATAATGTGGTGCTTCTTTTTAACTACGGAGCCAATGTTAAACCACCACTGCTTTATAAGTATCTTTCAATTCTCTTGAAGGCCTTGGAAGAAAATATGCAACTTTCATGTTTTATAGCAATAAGTGATCCGGCTACTGAAATCATCGGTTTAACTCTCTGCTATAAGCAGGCCTTAGAAGCCCTGGCCTATAAGCTTATCTATGATTTTAGTACAGTTATTAAGTACTCGGACATAAAAGATAAAAAAGATATGGATGAAAATCTCATAGCTGAAACTAACATAATAAGAGAAATCATAAGCAGTCATAATTCAACAGCCTTCAGCAATCTGGTAGATACGTTGTTTAGCAGAGAAAATGTACAAAAGAGTAAAATAAAGAGCGTAGAAAGATTATACAAGAAAACGGTAAGAAGCATTGGCGATGCCCTAAAAGATAACAGTGACGGATACCTATACGAAGATATAAGAGAATTCTCAAGTTTTCACCAACTCAATGATCTAAGAATATACCTAAAAGGCTTGGCCTTTGAGGCAATATCCATGCTTATGGGAAAAGGTACAGATAAGTCTGTGTCAGAAGTGGTCAAGAAGTATGTGCTGGAGAATTATCACAAGGACATAAACATGGCAGTGGTTTCCAATATGGTCTCCTTAAGCTATAACCACTTCAGTAAAATCTTCAAAGATGAAGTTGGCATGAACTTTTCCGATTATTTCTTAAAGGTAAGGATGGAAAAGGCCCTGGAAATGCTCAGTGACCCGGTGAACAGAGTGCAGGAGGTTGCAGAAAAGATTGGCTACAACAACCCCAAGCACTTCACGCGGGCCTTCAAAAAATATTTCGGCTTTGCCCCCAGTGAATATAAGGGCGGGGGAAGATGA
- a CDS encoding DUF2207 domain-containing protein, whose product MTIKENGDVHAEEELTYYFDGDYRGVYRTLSKTGTTP is encoded by the coding sequence GTGACCATTAAGGAAAACGGTGATGTGCATGCAGAGGAGGAACTTACCTACTACTTCGACGGCGATTATAGAGGAGTTTATAGGACCCTATCCAAAACTGGTACCACACCTTAG